A single genomic interval of Zobellia nedashkovskayae harbors:
- a CDS encoding amylo-alpha-1,6-glucosidase codes for MKENIINRAINVLDANFQKGGFTIPSKGLYPFQWKWDSGFIAVGLAHYNIDHAKKEIETLLNAQWDNGFIPHIVFHTDDDSYFPGHDFHRSDLHPLSSKKYKSTGMTQPPVTAFVLQDMLNIVDDKEDMLNFIKGQIDKVYDNHVYFYENRDPQNEGLVYIYHNWESGTDNSPVWDDIWDTMNPPEYTFERKDTTHVDASQRPSKREYDHYLYIIDIAKQNNYDDAKIAELSPFLVQDPLFNAMLIKSNKALMELYELFGGNEDKIAYLRKNQERSIAAFNQKLWDNELGAYVHYDMRNDKPIRHVSSSSFSPLFAGIPSKERAEVLVNTMMDRFGGDDKYLCASFDPTDNRFNPRKYWRGPVWINMNWMLYRGLKEYGYKEIAARVQNDSIELVERDGFFEYFDCRKDTGEEIRKGYGGDNFSWTAALIIDLLKG; via the coding sequence ATGAAAGAAAATATAATAAATAGGGCAATTAACGTTTTAGACGCCAATTTTCAAAAAGGTGGTTTTACTATACCTAGTAAAGGACTTTATCCGTTTCAATGGAAATGGGATAGCGGTTTTATTGCAGTAGGCCTAGCCCATTACAATATAGATCACGCAAAAAAAGAAATAGAGACTTTGTTAAATGCGCAATGGGATAATGGTTTTATACCACACATTGTTTTTCATACAGATGACGATTCTTATTTTCCAGGTCATGATTTTCACAGGTCAGACTTACATCCGCTTTCATCAAAAAAATATAAGTCTACAGGAATGACCCAACCCCCTGTTACTGCCTTTGTTCTCCAAGATATGCTAAATATTGTAGATGATAAGGAAGATATGCTCAATTTTATAAAAGGGCAGATAGATAAGGTGTATGACAACCATGTGTATTTTTACGAAAATCGTGATCCACAAAATGAAGGTTTAGTATACATTTATCACAACTGGGAATCTGGTACAGATAATTCTCCTGTATGGGATGATATCTGGGACACCATGAACCCACCGGAATATACTTTTGAACGAAAAGACACAACGCATGTAGATGCTTCTCAACGTCCATCAAAAAGGGAGTATGACCACTATTTGTACATCATAGATATTGCAAAGCAAAATAACTACGATGATGCTAAAATAGCCGAGCTTTCTCCTTTCTTAGTACAAGACCCGTTATTCAATGCCATGCTCATTAAATCTAATAAGGCTTTAATGGAGCTATATGAATTGTTTGGTGGCAATGAAGATAAAATAGCATATTTAAGAAAGAATCAAGAAAGAAGTATTGCTGCTTTCAACCAGAAACTATGGGATAATGAATTGGGTGCATATGTTCATTATGATATGCGAAATGATAAGCCTATACGCCATGTTTCTTCTTCCTCATTTTCCCCTTTATTTGCCGGTATTCCAAGTAAAGAAAGAGCTGAGGTACTAGTAAATACTATGATGGACCGCTTTGGAGGTGATGATAAGTATTTATGTGCATCGTTTGATCCTACAGATAATCGTTTCAATCCTAGAAAATATTGGAGAGGTCCCGTTTGGATCAATATGAATTGGATGCTATACCGTGGATTGAAAGAGTACGGATATAAGGAAATTGCAGCGCGTGTTCAAAATGATTCAATTGAACTTGTTGAACGCGATGGCTTTTTTGAATATTTTGACTGTAGAAAAGATACTGGTGAAGAAATTAGAAAAGGTTACGGTGGCGATAATTTCTCATGGACCGCCGCATTGATAATAGACCTTCTTAAAGGTTAA
- a CDS encoding Gfo/Idh/MocA family protein, translated as MKQDNSRRYFLKKAALGSAAMTSAPFILSASKNESILMQREYETNVFSSNDHINLALIGTGIQGIFDTQAALTVSGIQLVAACDLYTGRLDRAKELWGDAIFTTRDYREILNRKDIDAVIIATPDHWHKKIVIDALKAGKHVYCEKPMVQHWEDGQAIISAQTASGKICQVGSQGMSSLGNDKAKQLYLDGAIGDIVMLDFYNDRYSAEGAWQYPIPPDASKETVDFDTFLGKAPKVPFESERFFRWRNYKDYGTGVAGDLFVHAFSTLNHVIDSHGPNRAMATGGLRYWKDGRDVPDVSITLYDYPKTETQAAFNAAFRINFIAGSGGGSGFKLVGTEGEMEIGQNSVSLTRSKLSLVPSGYSMISFPEAMQEKIKNGYAQQNLETRASALKTGTSKWEAPKDYKGGHHDHFYNFFKAIRENGKVIQNPTFGLRAAGAALLANESYYKKEPVNWDPTEMKMV; from the coding sequence ATGAAACAAGACAACTCACGAAGGTATTTTCTAAAAAAAGCAGCTCTAGGTTCAGCAGCAATGACCTCCGCCCCCTTTATTTTATCCGCATCAAAAAATGAAAGCATCCTTATGCAACGAGAATACGAAACCAACGTATTCTCTTCTAATGACCATATAAACCTAGCGCTGATTGGAACCGGCATTCAAGGTATTTTTGACACCCAGGCCGCACTAACCGTTTCAGGCATACAATTAGTTGCCGCCTGTGACCTTTATACAGGAAGATTGGATAGGGCCAAGGAACTATGGGGCGATGCTATTTTCACCACTCGCGACTATAGAGAAATTCTAAATAGAAAAGATATTGATGCCGTTATCATTGCTACTCCCGATCATTGGCATAAGAAAATAGTTATAGATGCCCTTAAGGCAGGCAAACATGTATATTGCGAAAAACCTATGGTGCAACATTGGGAAGATGGCCAAGCCATTATTTCTGCGCAGACAGCTTCTGGGAAAATATGTCAGGTAGGTAGCCAAGGCATGTCTTCTTTAGGAAACGACAAGGCCAAACAATTATATTTAGATGGCGCCATTGGTGATATTGTAATGCTAGATTTTTACAACGACCGTTACTCCGCTGAAGGTGCTTGGCAATACCCAATTCCACCAGATGCAAGCAAAGAAACAGTTGATTTTGACACTTTTTTAGGGAAAGCCCCAAAGGTTCCTTTTGAGTCCGAACGTTTTTTTAGATGGAGAAATTATAAAGATTACGGTACTGGTGTTGCCGGAGACCTTTTTGTTCACGCATTCTCTACACTAAACCATGTAATTGATTCCCACGGACCCAACCGAGCTATGGCTACCGGTGGACTACGCTATTGGAAAGATGGTAGAGATGTTCCCGATGTTAGCATTACCCTTTATGACTACCCAAAAACAGAAACCCAAGCAGCATTTAACGCTGCTTTTCGTATAAATTTCATTGCCGGAAGTGGCGGTGGTAGTGGCTTTAAATTAGTGGGTACCGAGGGTGAAATGGAAATTGGACAAAATTCTGTTTCCCTTACGCGTTCAAAACTTAGCTTGGTACCAAGTGGGTATTCTATGATCTCTTTTCCTGAAGCCATGCAAGAAAAGATTAAGAACGGGTATGCCCAGCAAAATCTGGAAACACGAGCATCTGCTTTAAAAACGGGAACTAGTAAGTGGGAAGCACCAAAGGATTATAAAGGTGGACATCATGACCATTTTTACAATTTCTTCAAAGCCATACGTGAGAACGGAAAAGTAATTCAGAACCCTACATTTGGACTTAGAGCTGCCGGAGCCGCACTATTGGCCAATGAAAGCTACTACAAAAAAGAGCCTGTAAATTGGGATCCTACAGAAATGAAAATGGTATAA
- the hemN gene encoding oxygen-independent coproporphyrinogen III oxidase, translated as MCSLVQKYNVAGPRYTSYPTVPYWNMDTFSSKKWQSSLIQSFDESNATEGISLYIHLPFCESMCTFCGCHKRITQRHEVEEPYIRSVLKEWKLYCDLFSERPIIKELHLGGGTPTFFTPQNLENLIKGIFSMAKRAENYEFSFEGHPNNTTKEHLQALYDVGFRRVSFGVQDYNVKVQQAIHRIQPFANVKNVTEWAREIGYTSIGHDIIFGLPFQKEEHVRETILRTKELRPDRLAFYSYAHVPWLKGNGQRGYKDADLPTADEKRQQYETGKALLAEVGYHEIGMDHFALSSDSLYESMETGSLHRNFMGYTASKTQAMIGLGASSISDSWYGFAQNVKGIEEYQHLVENDVIPVYRGHILTNEDRMIRKHILNLMCGFETSWANENLRFERTEEVTDRLQEMEQDNLLTIKEDGVAVTEKGRPFIRNICMAFDVLLHKKEPEKRLFSMTV; from the coding sequence ATGTGCAGTTTAGTTCAGAAATATAATGTTGCAGGCCCAAGGTATACTAGTTATCCTACTGTTCCATATTGGAATATGGATACTTTTTCTAGTAAAAAATGGCAATCCAGCTTAATTCAAAGTTTTGATGAAAGCAATGCAACAGAAGGTATAAGCCTTTATATACATCTACCTTTTTGCGAGAGTATGTGCACATTTTGTGGTTGTCATAAACGTATTACTCAAAGGCATGAAGTAGAAGAGCCGTACATACGGTCCGTATTAAAAGAATGGAAGCTGTATTGTGATTTATTTTCTGAAAGACCAATTATAAAAGAACTGCATTTGGGAGGTGGTACACCCACCTTTTTCACGCCTCAGAATTTAGAAAACCTTATCAAAGGTATTTTTAGTATGGCAAAAAGAGCTGAAAATTATGAATTCAGCTTTGAAGGTCATCCCAATAACACTACCAAAGAACATTTACAAGCTTTATACGATGTAGGTTTTAGACGCGTTAGTTTTGGTGTGCAGGATTATAATGTAAAAGTACAGCAAGCTATACACCGTATCCAACCTTTTGCGAACGTAAAAAACGTTACGGAATGGGCAAGGGAAATTGGCTATACTTCAATAGGTCATGATATTATTTTTGGTCTTCCTTTTCAAAAAGAAGAGCATGTTCGCGAAACTATTTTGCGAACCAAAGAGTTGCGACCAGATAGGTTGGCGTTTTACAGCTATGCCCATGTGCCTTGGCTAAAAGGAAATGGACAAAGAGGTTATAAAGATGCGGATTTACCTACTGCAGATGAAAAAAGACAACAATACGAAACTGGTAAGGCCTTGTTGGCAGAAGTAGGTTATCATGAAATTGGTATGGACCATTTTGCGCTTTCATCAGATTCACTTTATGAATCTATGGAGACAGGTAGTTTACATCGTAATTTTATGGGATATACCGCATCAAAAACACAAGCTATGATTGGTTTGGGTGCATCGAGCATAAGTGATAGCTGGTATGGTTTTGCCCAAAATGTAAAGGGTATTGAAGAATACCAACATTTGGTAGAAAACGACGTTATTCCTGTTTATAGAGGTCATATCTTAACTAATGAAGACCGAATGATAAGAAAGCATATCTTAAATTTAATGTGTGGTTTTGAAACGTCATGGGCCAATGAGAACCTTCGTTTTGAGAGAACAGAGGAAGTAACCGATAGGTTGCAGGAAATGGAACAAGATAATTTACTTACTATAAAAGAAGATGGTGTGGCGGTAACGGAAAAAGGCCGTCCGTTCATTCGGAATATTTGTATGGCTTTTGATGTGCTTTTACATAAGAAAGAACCAGAAAAAAGACTATTTTCAATGACAGTTTAA
- a CDS encoding TonB-dependent receptor domain-containing protein, protein MKKVFFAVIGLLLGTGAFAQTGISGTITDSAGDPIPGANIIIAGSTSGTTSDFDGNYTFSTDLEGSQVLRTSYLGFTTLDKPVELTGADVTVNFELQEGGQQLDEVVLTASSTFRSQKQAPLSISSVKMAEITKLSANSQADILRSVPGITAEGGGGETATNVFVRGLPSGGQYVFNPLQYDGMPLMSTFGLNSSAHDVYARPDIGFKGVEFVRGGSAILYGAGSVAGIINYTSKTGDTNPGNIVNLEVANMGRLKTDFYSGGQLGGEDSNTYYAFTGFVRHDRGPIDTGLPTKGVQFRANIKKKFDKGSFTVHGQFINDKAQFYLPIPLSGGSRERLAGNDGEAVEQLLTGELANTSFITPGGTYNSPIADGVSTTGGYLLADFDYRFQDDLRFKSKVKYANYKHNFALYVGGNGDNGNPITLDNYVASIAPDNQGYTARYQSGNPNSQINGSDLVIDNLHVDRLRPMTDYSGEASLTKTLETLNGGSHNVTLGTFIARTEAEDVNYQYRVLSEFNNAPRLVNLNYADAAGGNVVYSEGGLYNRIGQTSNNFLSQNRLAFYLTDEMIFDRWRFDVGFRYEHTDGENAKGGITSATVYDNPELITELSDVQTADGSFIRSSIQASGWAVSFAGLYELSDVTNLYANFSKGYFFPQIRGFAPVAGISENAYDPENIIQFEAGAKFGSSKFSGSVAAYYVALKDRIKIQQAIVGGQLIDETRSEQDTRTIGLEATGDYRVASNFNLRGTVTYQGHEITKNTDFDLVNGTSSEANVGNELARQPNFLGSLGAYYDNRKFDANFGFNYTGSKFSSDVNDIELDAIPIGRLGAGYTFGTPEENQSVRLGFSIFNLFDSDGITEGNPRAGAAGQSESEFFVGRPILPRRFFLTATFNF, encoded by the coding sequence ATGAAGAAAGTTTTTTTTGCGGTAATCGGTCTTCTTCTAGGTACTGGAGCATTTGCCCAGACTGGAATTTCCGGTACCATTACGGACAGTGCCGGGGATCCAATCCCGGGAGCGAATATTATAATAGCAGGTAGTACTTCTGGTACAACATCTGACTTTGACGGTAACTACACATTCTCAACAGACCTAGAAGGCAGCCAAGTATTAAGAACTTCATATTTAGGATTTACTACCTTAGATAAGCCAGTAGAGTTAACCGGAGCAGATGTAACGGTAAATTTTGAACTACAAGAAGGTGGCCAACAATTGGACGAGGTTGTTTTGACTGCTTCTAGTACGTTCAGGTCTCAAAAGCAGGCTCCGTTGTCTATTAGTTCTGTAAAAATGGCAGAGATCACCAAACTATCGGCCAATAGTCAGGCAGATATTTTAAGAAGTGTACCTGGTATTACTGCTGAAGGTGGTGGTGGTGAAACAGCAACTAACGTATTCGTTAGAGGTCTGCCTTCTGGTGGTCAATATGTGTTTAACCCATTACAATATGATGGTATGCCTTTAATGAGCACATTTGGTTTAAACTCTTCCGCGCATGATGTATATGCCAGACCAGATATTGGTTTTAAAGGTGTTGAATTTGTACGTGGTGGTTCTGCTATCTTATATGGTGCGGGTTCTGTTGCAGGTATCATTAACTATACAAGTAAAACGGGTGATACCAATCCTGGTAACATCGTAAACCTAGAAGTTGCTAATATGGGACGGTTAAAAACCGATTTCTACAGTGGTGGCCAATTGGGTGGTGAAGATTCTAATACATACTATGCTTTTACGGGATTTGTAAGACATGACCGTGGACCTATAGATACTGGTTTGCCAACAAAAGGGGTGCAGTTCAGGGCTAATATCAAGAAGAAATTTGACAAAGGTTCGTTTACCGTACATGGCCAGTTTATAAATGATAAAGCACAGTTCTACCTTCCAATACCTTTATCAGGTGGAAGTAGAGAGCGTTTGGCAGGAAATGACGGAGAAGCTGTAGAGCAGTTATTGACAGGGGAATTGGCTAACACTTCTTTTATTACTCCAGGTGGCACATATAATAGCCCAATTGCTGATGGTGTTTCTACAACTGGCGGATATCTTTTAGCTGATTTTGATTACAGATTTCAAGATGATTTAAGATTCAAGTCCAAAGTAAAATATGCTAACTACAAGCACAACTTTGCTTTGTATGTTGGAGGAAACGGAGACAACGGAAACCCAATTACATTAGATAACTATGTAGCTAGTATAGCTCCTGACAACCAAGGGTACACAGCTCGCTATCAGAGCGGAAATCCTAATTCACAAATAAATGGTTCGGATTTGGTAATTGATAACCTTCATGTAGATCGTTTAAGACCAATGACTGATTATTCGGGAGAGGCTTCTTTAACGAAGACTTTAGAGACTTTAAATGGTGGAAGTCACAACGTAACTTTAGGTACTTTTATAGCACGTACTGAGGCAGAAGATGTAAACTATCAATACCGTGTTCTATCTGAATTCAATAACGCTCCTAGATTGGTGAATTTGAATTATGCCGATGCAGCTGGAGGTAATGTAGTATACTCAGAAGGTGGTTTATACAACCGTATAGGTCAAACCTCAAATAATTTCTTATCTCAGAACAGATTGGCTTTCTATTTAACCGATGAGATGATTTTTGACAGATGGCGTTTTGACGTTGGTTTTAGATATGAGCATACAGATGGTGAAAACGCCAAAGGCGGAATAACAAGTGCAACAGTTTATGATAACCCAGAGTTAATTACGGAATTGAGTGATGTACAAACTGCCGATGGTAGTTTCATAAGATCATCTATTCAAGCTTCTGGATGGGCAGTTTCTTTTGCAGGTCTTTATGAATTGAGCGATGTAACCAATTTATATGCTAACTTTTCTAAAGGATATTTCTTTCCACAAATAAGAGGTTTTGCTCCGGTAGCAGGTATTTCTGAAAATGCTTATGATCCTGAAAATATTATTCAATTTGAAGCTGGTGCTAAATTTGGTTCTTCTAAATTCTCTGGATCGGTTGCTGCTTATTATGTGGCTTTGAAAGATAGAATTAAAATACAGCAAGCTATAGTGGGTGGTCAGTTAATAGATGAAACCCGTTCTGAACAGGACACTAGAACTATAGGTTTGGAAGCTACTGGTGACTATCGTGTAGCTAGCAATTTTAATCTTCGTGGTACGGTAACTTACCAGGGTCACGAAATTACTAAAAACACAGATTTTGATTTGGTAAACGGGACTTCTTCCGAGGCTAACGTGGGCAATGAATTGGCAAGACAGCCTAACTTTTTAGGTTCGCTAGGTGCTTACTACGATAACAGAAAGTTCGATGCTAATTTTGGTTTTAATTACACGGGTAGTAAATTCTCTTCTGATGTAAATGATATAGAATTAGACGCTATTCCAATCGGTAGATTGGGTGCAGGTTACACTTTTGGTACGCCAGAAGAAAACCAGAGCGTTCGTCTTGGTTTCTCCATCTTCAATCTTTTTGATAGTGATGGTATTACGGAAGGTAACCCAAGAGCGGGTGCTGCAGGACAGAGTGAATCCGAGTTCTTTGTTGGTCGTCCTATTCTACCAAGAAGATTCTTCTTGACAGCGACTTTCAATTTCTAA
- a CDS encoding sodium:solute symporter → MNYIDYIIIVVYLVGFLGLGFLFKDNNSGGDYFLGGRQTSWLPLSLSAMATQLSAISFISAPAFVGLKAGGGMQWLTYELGVPLAMAFLLIAVLPTLYKSGIVSVYEYLETRFDASSRLLISFVFQISRSVATGVMVYTMALILQATIQMDFWISILIIGLITMVYSYQGGMKAVIWGDVIQMSILFIGIIICLFYGFSELGGIDNFLTHVDRDRITAVDFSKWGFNNADGNDEFGFWPMVIGGFFLYASYYGTDQTQSQRLLSSSSMPNLKKLMMANGLLRFPFTLTYCIMGLVLGTLLVQDASFQEQMDLVYQANISSLEGKKADLMVPVFIIKYLPNGVIGILIVAIMSAAMSTLSSTVNSLSAVTMEDFVKRFHPNMPDKKYMTYSKLLSIFWGLVCLFFAFFAGNIEGTVIEVINKISSVFYGPILAAFILAILTKRTHALGANIGIVVGVLFNIYLWLYVPQIFWFWWNALGCLVTIVVALAVSYTVKREVNEGLEVVYYSGKKEVAILLAYFVAIVLFSISLPNILN, encoded by the coding sequence ATGAATTATATAGATTATATCATAATCGTCGTTTACTTAGTCGGTTTCTTGGGATTGGGTTTTTTGTTTAAAGACAATAATTCCGGAGGAGATTATTTCCTAGGAGGAAGGCAAACGTCATGGTTGCCTTTGAGCCTTTCGGCTATGGCAACGCAACTTTCTGCTATCAGTTTTATTTCGGCACCAGCCTTTGTAGGGCTTAAGGCCGGAGGAGGTATGCAATGGCTTACCTATGAGTTAGGTGTGCCCTTGGCAATGGCTTTTTTGTTGATTGCTGTACTGCCTACCCTATACAAATCAGGAATTGTCAGTGTTTATGAATATTTAGAAACACGTTTTGATGCTTCATCCAGACTGCTGATCAGTTTCGTTTTTCAAATAAGTAGATCGGTAGCTACCGGTGTAATGGTGTATACCATGGCATTGATTCTTCAGGCTACTATTCAGATGGATTTTTGGATATCCATTTTAATCATTGGCCTTATAACCATGGTCTATTCTTACCAAGGAGGAATGAAAGCCGTTATTTGGGGCGATGTAATTCAAATGAGTATTCTTTTTATCGGTATTATCATTTGTCTTTTTTACGGTTTTAGTGAATTGGGCGGTATAGACAATTTTCTTACCCATGTAGACAGAGACAGGATTACGGCTGTAGATTTTAGTAAATGGGGTTTTAATAATGCAGATGGTAATGATGAATTTGGTTTTTGGCCAATGGTCATAGGGGGCTTTTTTTTATATGCTTCTTATTATGGAACAGACCAGACGCAATCACAACGATTGTTATCTTCTAGCAGCATGCCCAATCTTAAAAAATTAATGATGGCCAACGGCCTACTTAGGTTCCCCTTTACTCTAACGTATTGTATTATGGGGCTTGTTTTGGGTACACTCCTAGTTCAGGATGCTAGTTTTCAAGAGCAGATGGATTTAGTGTATCAAGCCAATATTTCTTCTTTAGAGGGAAAAAAGGCTGATTTAATGGTGCCAGTTTTCATAATCAAATATTTGCCAAATGGCGTTATAGGTATATTGATTGTTGCAATTATGTCTGCAGCTATGTCCACCCTAAGTTCAACGGTGAACTCACTTTCTGCAGTTACTATGGAGGACTTCGTAAAGCGATTTCATCCTAATATGCCGGATAAGAAGTACATGACGTACTCAAAATTATTATCTATCTTTTGGGGTCTTGTATGTTTATTCTTTGCTTTTTTTGCTGGAAATATAGAAGGTACGGTTATAGAAGTTATCAATAAAATAAGCTCTGTTTTCTACGGCCCAATTTTGGCTGCATTTATTCTGGCAATTCTTACTAAGAGAACACATGCGCTTGGTGCTAATATTGGAATCGTAGTTGGGGTATTGTTTAATATTTACCTATGGTTATATGTACCGCAAATCTTTTGGTTCTGGTGGAACGCTTTGGGTTGTTTAGTTACTATTGTGGTAGCTCTTGCGGTTAGTTATACTGTTAAAAGAGAAGTTAACGAAGGCTTAGAGGTTGTATACTATTCAGGTAAAAAAGAGGTTGCCATCTTACTGGCCTATTTTGTTGCCATAGTATTGTTTAGTATTTCTTTGCCTAATATTTTGAACTAA
- a CDS encoding DinB family protein, with protein MNTAVSSTEKVTQVILPAELLAHWQGHRTLTRKVIEAFPEKDFFEYSIGGMRPFSKMVDELLSIAGPGIQEIVTGKQAAFTEEVAHGNSKSKVLELWDEATEEINTNWTKIGVENFHEIIKLFGQYEGTVQSSILYFIDNEIHHRGQGYVYLRSLGIEPPMFWDRNEL; from the coding sequence ATGAACACAGCAGTCTCATCCACAGAAAAAGTAACCCAAGTAATTCTTCCTGCCGAACTATTGGCCCATTGGCAAGGGCATAGAACTTTAACCAGAAAGGTAATTGAAGCATTTCCGGAGAAAGATTTCTTTGAATATTCCATTGGTGGTATGCGCCCCTTTTCAAAAATGGTAGATGAACTATTGAGTATAGCTGGGCCTGGAATTCAAGAAATAGTTACAGGTAAGCAGGCTGCCTTTACGGAAGAGGTGGCTCATGGAAACAGCAAAAGCAAAGTATTGGAACTTTGGGATGAAGCCACAGAAGAAATCAATACCAATTGGACTAAAATAGGGGTTGAGAACTTCCATGAAATCATCAAGCTTTTTGGGCAGTATGAAGGTACTGTTCAATCTTCCATTTTATATTTTATTGATAACGAAATACACCATCGTGGTCAGGGGTATGTATACTTGCGGTCATTGGGTATTGAGCCGCCTATGTTTTGGGACAGGAACGAACTTTAA
- a CDS encoding universal stress protein, with protein sequence MKKIIVPLDFSEQSENALKVAVSLAEKHGSEILALHMLELNQAMITSSEGFHPEQTVFLIKLAEKRFNEFLKKPYLQGVKVTPIIKHYKVFSEVNEIAAEHNAELIVMGSHGSDGLEEIFIGSNAEKVVRNAEIPVLVIKNEIPDFKIDRFVFASDFREESVLAFQKAKAFAEMLKANLDLVYINTPGDDFLSSGDIYTRINNFIGKVNEALQVEIYNDYSVERGVLNYSENNSADAIGISTHGRKGLSHFFMGSIGEDVVNHSKIPVVTFKI encoded by the coding sequence ATGAAAAAAATTATAGTACCTCTAGATTTTTCCGAACAATCTGAAAATGCCCTTAAAGTTGCTGTATCATTAGCTGAAAAGCATGGTTCGGAAATACTGGCATTACATATGTTAGAACTGAATCAGGCTATGATAACTTCTTCAGAAGGTTTTCATCCTGAACAAACTGTTTTTCTAATTAAGCTAGCGGAAAAAAGATTTAATGAATTTTTGAAAAAACCTTACTTACAAGGGGTAAAGGTTACGCCGATCATTAAGCATTATAAAGTGTTTAGCGAGGTGAATGAAATTGCTGCTGAGCATAATGCTGAGCTTATTGTAATGGGCTCTCATGGGTCTGATGGTCTTGAGGAAATCTTTATAGGTTCTAATGCGGAGAAAGTAGTGCGTAATGCAGAGATACCTGTATTGGTCATCAAAAATGAAATACCTGATTTTAAAATTGACCGTTTTGTATTTGCATCCGACTTTAGAGAAGAGAGTGTTCTTGCTTTTCAAAAAGCAAAAGCATTTGCAGAGATGTTAAAGGCTAATTTGGATTTGGTTTATATCAACACACCAGGAGATGATTTCTTAAGTTCAGGTGATATTTATACACGTATAAATAATTTTATTGGTAAGGTAAATGAAGCTTTACAGGTTGAAATATATAATGATTATAGTGTAGAACGAGGTGTTCTAAACTATAGTGAAAATAATAGTGCCGATGCCATAGGTATCTCTACCCATGGTCGTAAAGGCTTATCTCATTTCTTTATGGGCAGTATTGGTGAAGATGTGGTCAATCATTCTAAAATACCAGTGGTGACCTTTAAAATATAG
- a CDS encoding glycerate kinase, protein MKIVIAPDKFKGSLSGFEFCDAVEEGLKHVFNNAEIVKMPLADGGDGTIDVVKHYIHGDKITITVNDPLFRPINASYLYATETHIAYIEMAEASGLKLLEDADRNCMNTTTFGTGELIADALERGAQEIILGIGGSATNDGGMGMANALGYIFKADYSLDLEPIGSNLGKVRSIDASNVHPLLADAQFKIACDVSNPFYGTNGAAKIYAAQKGASEEEIEILDKGLKNFAKVALDTYNINLQKLKGSGAAGGIGGGAIIFLRGELTSGIDLVKELAHFDEAIADADWIITGEGQLDEQTLSGKTINGVVTSAQKHKIPVAALCGSVSISIEQQEKFGLAYVNSIVRGISTLPEAMASSYTNLVNASYNFAKLIQ, encoded by the coding sequence ATGAAAATTGTAATCGCTCCAGATAAATTTAAAGGTTCCCTCTCTGGATTTGAGTTCTGTGATGCTGTAGAGGAAGGCTTAAAGCATGTCTTTAATAATGCCGAAATCGTAAAAATGCCTTTAGCGGATGGCGGCGACGGAACCATAGATGTGGTAAAACATTACATACATGGCGATAAAATTACAATTACCGTAAACGATCCGTTATTCAGGCCAATAAACGCTTCCTATTTATATGCCACTGAAACTCATATTGCTTATATAGAAATGGCCGAGGCATCCGGACTTAAATTATTAGAGGATGCGGATAGGAACTGTATGAACACCACCACCTTTGGTACAGGTGAACTTATTGCTGATGCTCTTGAAAGAGGTGCTCAAGAAATAATCCTTGGCATAGGAGGAAGCGCAACAAACGATGGTGGTATGGGTATGGCCAATGCTTTAGGGTATATATTCAAGGCAGATTATAGTTTAGATTTAGAACCTATAGGAAGTAATTTGGGTAAGGTTAGAAGTATAGATGCTTCAAACGTTCATCCGTTATTGGCAGATGCACAGTTTAAAATTGCTTGTGATGTTTCCAATCCGTTTTACGGTACTAATGGGGCGGCAAAGATTTATGCTGCACAAAAGGGAGCATCAGAAGAAGAAATAGAAATTCTGGATAAAGGTTTAAAGAACTTTGCAAAAGTAGCTTTGGATACCTACAATATTAACCTTCAAAAACTAAAAGGTTCTGGTGCCGCTGGTGGAATAGGCGGTGGAGCCATCATATTTCTAAGAGGAGAACTTACGTCTGGTATAGATTTGGTAAAAGAACTAGCTCATTTTGATGAGGCAATTGCAGATGCCGATTGGATTATTACTGGCGAAGGTCAGTTAGATGAACAAACGCTTTCTGGGAAAACTATAAATGGGGTAGTTACTTCTGCTCAGAAGCATAAAATACCAGTTGCAGCCTTATGTGGTTCGGTTTCTATATCCATAGAACAACAAGAAAAATTTGGACTGGCTTATGTGAATTCAATAGTAAGGGGTATTTCTACTTTGCCAGAAGCAATGGCTTCCAGTTATACGAATCTGGTAAATGCCAGTTATAATTTCGCCAAGTTAATACAATAG